One part of the Phragmites australis chromosome 3, lpPhrAust1.1, whole genome shotgun sequence genome encodes these proteins:
- the LOC133912377 gene encoding ABC transporter I family member 20-like, which produces MAPTVEISHLSFTYPGIDGRPPPGAPPLIEDVCFSLDAGQRCLLLGSNGAGKTTILKILGGKHMVDPSMVRVLGRSAFHDTALTSSGDLCYLGGEWRRDVAFAGYQVNIQMDISAEKMIFGVAGVDPIRRDELIKILDIDIAWRMHKASDGQRRRVQICMGLLKPFKVLLLDEITVDLDVLARANLLTYLKKECEERGALIIYATHIFDGLDDWPTHLVYIAHGKLQLALPLEKVKEMSQLSLMRTVETWLRKERDEDRRKRKERNEKGLPEFDKAVEGSRVIGNPAKSAARVVNNGWAAGRLTSTIAGEENFIFSSNSVLRR; this is translated from the exons ATGGCGCCAACGGTGGAGATCAGCCACCTCTCCTTCACCTACCCGGGCATCGACGGCCGCCCACCGCCCGGCGCGCCGCCGCTCATCGAGGACGTCTGCTTCTCCCTCGACGCCGGCCAGCgatgcctcctcctcggctccaACGGCGCAG GCAAGACGACGATACTGAAGATTCTGGGTGGGAAGCACATGGTGGATCCGAGCATGGTGCGGGTCCTGGGCAGGTCCGCCTTCCACGACACGGCTCTCACGTCCTCCGGTGACCTCTGTTACCTCGGCGGCGAG TGGAGGCGAGACGTGGCCTTTGCCGGCTACCAGGTGAATATTCAGATGGACATATCGGCGGAGAAGATGATTTTTGGTGTTGCGGGCGTTGATCCAATAAGGAGAGATGAACTTATCAAG ATTTTAGATATTGACATTGCCTGGCGCATGCACAAGGCATCAGATGGTCAGAGGAGACGAGTCCAGATTTGCATGGGACTTCTTAAACCCTTCAAG GTTCTCCTTCTTGATGAAATCACAGTCGACCTGGATGTGTTGGCAAGAGCAAATCTGTTGACATACCTAAAGAAGGAATGTGAGGAACGAGGTGCACTAATCATCTATGCAACACATATTTTTGATGGCCTTGATGATTGGCCGACACACCTT GTTTATATTGCTCATGGGAAGCTGCAATTGGCGCTTCCTTtggaaaaggtgaaagaaatgaGCCAGTTATCTCTCATG AGAACAGTGGAGACCTGGTTGAGGAAAGAAAGAGATGAGGATAGGAGGAAGCGAAAGGAGCGAAACGAGAAAGGCCTCCCGGAGTTCGACAAGGCTGTTGAGGGTAGCCGGGTTATAGGGAATCCAGCAAAGAGCGCTGCCAGAGTAGTAAACAACGGGTGGGCAGCAGGACGGCTCACCTCAACGATCGCGGGAGAGGAGAACTTCATTTTCAGCTCTAACAGCGTCCTTAGAAGATGA
- the LOC133912378 gene encoding pentatricopeptide repeat-containing protein At1g56690, mitochondrial-like produces MRLRPVRFLPSSAAPAVVDANARIARLARARNMEGARAAFEAMPLRTTASYNALLAGYFRNQLPDAALSVFHRMPSRDLASYNALISGLSLCRQTLPDAVVALASIPYPPSVVSYTSLLRGYVRHGLLADAIQLFRQMPERNHISYTVLLGGFLDAGRVDEARELFDEMPAKDVVAWTAMLSGYCQAGRTDEARALFDEMPKRNVVSWTAMVSGYAQNGQVNLARKLFEVMPERNEVSWTAMLFGYIQAGLVEDAEKLFNAMSEHPVAVCNAMIVGFGRRGMVDAAKAVFERMRERDDGTWSAIIKAFEQNEFLMEALTTFRGMLRNGIRPNYPSVISILTVCAALAVLDYGREVHAAMLRCSFHMDIFAVSALITMYIKCGNLDKAKRVFNMFEPKDVVMWNSMITGYAQHGLGEEALCIFDDMRLAGLVPDGITYIGALTACSYTGKVKEGRDIFNSMGTNSAIRPGAEHYSCMVDLLGRAGLVEEALDLIKTMPVEPDAVIWGALMGACRMHKNAEIAEVAAKKLLDLEPENAGPYVLLSHIYTSTGRWEDASEMRKFISSRNLSKSPGCSWIEYDKRVHLFTSGDVLAHPEHAIILKMLEKLDGLLMESGYSADGSFVLHDIDEEQKAHSLRYHSERQAVAYGLLKVPEGMPIRVMKNLRVCGDCHSAIKLIAKITTREIILRDANRFHHFKDGFCSCRDYW; encoded by the coding sequence ATGCGCCTCCGCCCCGTTCGCTTCCTGCCGTCgagcgcggcgccggcggtggTGGACGCAAACGCGCGCATCGCCCGGCTGGCCCGCGCGAGGAACATGGAGGGCGCCCGCGCGGCGTTCGAGGCCATGCCGCTCCGCACCACCGCCTCCTACAACGCCCTCCTCGCCGGCTACTTCCGCAACCAACTCCCCGACGCCGCGCTCAGCGTTTTCCACCGCATGCCCTCGCGCGACCTCGCCTCCTACAACGCTCTCATCTCCGGTCTCTCCCTGTGCCGTCAAACCCTCCCCGACGCCGTCGTGGCGCTCGCGTCCATTCCATACCCGCCCTCGGTCGTCTCCTACACCTCCCTCCTGCGCGGGTACGTGCGCCACGGCCTGCTGGCCGACGCTATCCAGCTGTTCCGCCAGATGCCCGAGCGCAACCACATATCCTACACGGTGCTGCTTGGTGGCTTCCTCGACGCCGGCCGTGTCGACGAGGCCCGCGAGTTGTTTGATGAAATGCCTGCAAAGGATGTTGTTGCGTGGACCGCCATGCTATCTGGGTACTGCCAGGCTGGCCGAACCGACGAGGCGCGCGCTCTGTTTGATGAAATGCCGAAGAGGAATGTTGTGTCATGGACTGCAATGGTCTCCGGCTACGCCCAAAACGGGCAGGTCAACCTTGCTCGGAAGCTGTTCGAGGTGATGCCTGAGCGCAATGAGGTGTCGTGGACTGCAATGTTGTTTGGGTATATACAAGCTGGCCTTGTAGAGGATGCTGAGAAGCTGTTTAATGCAATGTCAGAGCATCCAGTGGCAGTCTGCAATGCGATGATTGTTGGGTTTGGGCGGCGCGGGATGGTGGATGCTGCCAAGGCAGTCTTTGAGAGGATGCGTGAGAGAGATGATGGAACGTGGAGTGCAATCATCAAAGCATTTGAGCAGAATGAATTCTTGATGGAGGCATTGACTACCTTCCGTGGGATGTTGCGCAATGGTATCCGTCCAAACTACCCATCAGTCATCAGCATCCTCACTGTGTGTGCTGCGCTGGCTGTTCTTGATTATGGCAGGGAGGTGCATGCTGCAATGCTGAGGTGCTCCTTTCACATGGACATCTTTGCTGTATCAGCATTAATCACAATGTACATCAAATGTGGGAATTTGGATAAGGCCAAGAGGGTCTTCAACATGTTTGAGCCCAAAGATGTTGTGATGTGGAACTCGATGATCACCGGTTATGCTCAACATGGGTTGGGGGAGGAAGCACTCTGCATATTTGATGATATGAGGTTGGCTGGCCTGGTGCCAGATGGAATTACATATATAGGGGCCCTTACAGCTTGTAGCTACACAGGAAAAGTTAAAGAGGGGAGGGATATTTTTAATTCTATGGGTACAAATTCTGCCATCAGACCTGGAGCCGAGCATTATTCTTGCATGGTTGATTTGCTTGGTCGAGCAGGACTTGTGGAGGAAGCACTGGATTTGATAAAGACTATGCCGGTTGAACCAGATGCTGTCATCTGGGGAGCTCTGATGGGGGCCTGTAGGATGCACAAGAATGCTGAGATTGCTGAAGTTGCTGCTAAGAAGCTGTTAGATCTAGAGCCTGAAAATGCTGGGCCATATGTCTTGCTCTCTCACATTTATACATCCACCGGGAGGTGGGAGGATGCTTCCGAGATGCGGAAGTTCATTAGCTCAAGGAATTTGAGCAAGTCACCTGGCTGTAGTTGGATAGAATATGACAAGAGGGTGCATCTCTTCACATCGGGTGATGTATTAGCACATCCTGAGCATGCTATTATCCTTAAAATGTTGGAGAAGTTAGATGGGTTATTGATGGAATCTGGTTACTCAGCTGATGGAAGCTTTGTGCTTCATGATATAGACGAGGAGCAAAAAGCTCATAGCTTGCGGTACCACAGTGAGAGGCAGGCTGTGGCGTATGGACTTTTGAAAGTCCCGGAAGGAATGCCCATTCGTGTCATGAAGAACCTCAGAGTTTGTGGTGATTGCCACTCTGCAATAAAGTTGATTGCAAAGATAACTACTCGGGAAATCATACTGAGAGATGCAAATAGATTCCATCATTTCAAGGATGGTTTTTGCTCATGCAGGGACTATTGGTGA